ATTCTTTCGTCCCTTATTGATATGCTGAAAAAATTTCCGGACTATGAAACCGGTCTACTTTACGTGTCTGATCATGGGGAATCTTTAGGGGAAAACGGAATTTATTTGCACAGCCTGCCGTATTGGATAGCTCCCAAAGAACAAACTAGTGTGCCCATGATTGTGTGGATGAATGAAGCCATGAAAAGTTCCAGTCACATAGACTATAATTGCTTGAAGAAAAAAGCCTCAGAGCAGAAGTTTTCTCATGACCATTTATCGCACTCCTTACTAGCCCTGATGGAAGTAGACAGCAAATGGTATGACAAAAAATTAGATCTTTTTGATTCTTGTCGGACTGCCCCTCTTCCGCGTAAATTTTAATCCGGGCAGAAATATATAGTTCGATTTTTGAAATTACCTGCTATGCTTTATCGTACTGCTAGATTTTATTGTGTTCGTAAGATTATGTATAATTAGAATTAAGAAAGAACTTAAACCCGTAACAACTGAATTTTCAATCGAGGAAGGAGTATTTTATGAAAGACAAAAAATCATTTATTTTAGGTGCTATTTTATGTGCTGGTGTTTTGTGTGGTTGCACCGGCTCAAAGTTTATTATGGATAAAAAGGCGGACAACTATACAAATATTCAGACCTATTCGGAAAGAGACCATTTTTTCTTCTGGGGTATGAGCCGAAAACACGAGCATGATTTTTCTGACATTTGCCCAAACGGAAAAATTGTTAAGATGACAACAAATAATGACTGGATTGATGAACTCCTGGTGGCTTGTACCATGGGCATCTACTATACAAGAACATTTACCGTGTATTGCGCAACGGATCCGGTTGCCAACGATAAATCTCAAAAATAACTCCCGATATAGCAGTTTTTAGGGATATTATAAAGATACAAAGCTGGAATTATCGATATTATATTCATCAAAAACCCCCTTGCAGAAAATGCGAGGGGGTTTTTATAAGATGAAGGCGTCAATGCGGCGTTTTGTATCATCCATAATTTGCGCCACATCTGCGTTTTCAATGTCTAAATTTTCAGCTTTGATACAAGATATTTCCGCAATCTCATAGAACTTTTGTGCCAGTTCTTTTACATAGCCATAGCCGTAGCTATCATCAACGATAGGCCCTCCGGCGGTCGTTACGTAATAGAGTTTTTTGGCTTTGCAAAGGCCATGGGGGGTGCCGTCTTGGTTATAGGAAAAAGTTATACCGACGACATTAATGTTTTCAATATAAACTTTTAATAATGCCGGGAAGGATAAATCCCAAAACGGAGCGGCAATTACAATAATGTCCGCCGAGGCAAATTCGTTGGCTAACTGAAACAAAGGATGATTAAAATCTCCCTTTTCTGCCAATGCCGTCCGACGATCAAGCATTTTTTCACTTAACGGAAAAAGGGCGGTTTCTGTAAGATTTCGCTCCTGCACATCGCCATTGATTTTAGTTAAAAGATAATCCGCAAGAATTTTCGTACGGGAATCTTTTCGTGGGCAAGCATTGATAAATAAAATGTTCATAGGCTTATTCTATCACATTATCGGTAATATTCTTTAATGACCCTTCTATATCCTTTTGGATACTACCAAGTCTTAAACATTCTTCTTTTTTATTTTTATTAAAAAATAAGCGACCAGCGTGCCCGTAAGAGCTAGGCCCAAAGGCCAAGCCACTAGCGCGGGCAAATGCAAGCACTCGGGCGCGATTAAGAAGTACGTCACGCTTACCGCCGTCATAAAAATTGCCGGTACGAGTGTCAGTAGATAGTTCCGCTTTTTTCCGTGCAAATACATGGTAGCGGCCCATAATACAATCATCGCTAAGGTTTGGTTAGACCAACTGAAATAGCGCCATATCACGTCGTAGGGGAGTTGGCTGATAATCACGCCTGCAAGCAAGATGGGGGCCGTTAAACGTAAGCGTTTTAAAAACGGCTTTTGGTCAATTTTGAACCAATCAGCCAGCGTCAAACGGGCCGCACGAAAAGCCGTATCGCCCGACGTAATCGGACAGACAATTACCCCAATCATCACAAATAAAAGGCCA
This genomic window from Elusimicrobiaceae bacterium contains:
- a CDS encoding NAD(P)H-dependent oxidoreductase, which codes for MNILFINACPRKDSRTKILADYLLTKINGDVQERNLTETALFPLSEKMLDRRTALAEKGDFNHPLFQLANEFASADIIVIAAPFWDLSFPALLKVYIENINVVGITFSYNQDGTPHGLCKAKKLYYVTTAGGPIVDDSYGYGYVKELAQKFYEIAEISCIKAENLDIENADVAQIMDDTKRRIDAFIL